The proteins below come from a single Mesobacillus jeotgali genomic window:
- a CDS encoding peptide ABC transporter substrate-binding protein — protein sequence MLNYGKRLSFFSLLCVLILVFSACNNSQVNTPANKEKNEEKTSSSNKEQVITVNALSEPPSLEPALIDNQTAGDISNQLFEGLVRLDKEGNIVPGVAEKWDISDDGTVYTFYFNKNAKWSNGDPVTAKDFVYSWEKVLRPEVASPLGSNLFFIKNGAAYNEGSLKDQAQLGVKAIDEYTLEVTLEKPTSFFLGLTAFFTLLPIHEKTDKANPEWASEAETFVSNGPFKIESWKHGQELIMVPNENYWGNDVVKLEKLKWVMVNEQNTEYAMYQSNELDFSANIPNSIRSKLIASGEAKTAPSASLAYIRFNHEDRIFKNEKIRKALGLALDRKLLVEKVTQGGEVPALGLIPLGLSSGAGEFRELAGDSLFKDNDLDTAKQLLKEGLEELGLSTLPKINLLFYTDDTYNKLSQAMQEMWKKNLGIDTELQTMERKVFVQNVQAGEYQLALYSTGADYDDASNLMGQFMSGDVYNYSNISIPDYDQLMEKAEAELNLEKRAGYLVEAEKVLIDQMAISPLYYRTKVYLQKDYIEGVYQYTIQAIDFREASVK from the coding sequence ATGCTTAATTATGGGAAACGCTTATCATTTTTCAGCTTACTTTGTGTACTGATATTAGTATTTAGTGCCTGTAATAATAGTCAAGTTAATACTCCTGCAAATAAAGAAAAGAATGAAGAAAAAACAAGCAGTTCTAATAAAGAGCAAGTTATCACAGTCAATGCGTTAAGTGAACCGCCTAGTCTTGAACCAGCACTGATTGATAACCAGACTGCAGGGGATATTTCAAATCAATTATTCGAGGGTTTGGTCCGATTGGACAAAGAAGGAAACATAGTTCCTGGTGTCGCAGAAAAGTGGGACATTTCTGATGATGGAACTGTTTATACTTTCTATTTTAATAAGAATGCTAAATGGTCAAATGGTGACCCTGTGACTGCTAAGGATTTTGTCTATTCGTGGGAGAAGGTTTTACGTCCAGAAGTAGCTTCACCTCTTGGCAGTAACTTGTTCTTTATTAAAAATGGAGCAGCATACAATGAAGGTTCATTAAAGGATCAGGCACAGCTGGGAGTTAAGGCTATTGATGAGTATACACTGGAGGTTACTTTAGAAAAACCTACTTCCTTTTTCTTAGGTTTAACTGCTTTCTTTACATTATTACCGATCCATGAAAAAACGGATAAGGCAAATCCAGAGTGGGCTTCTGAAGCTGAAACCTTTGTTTCTAACGGACCTTTTAAAATTGAGAGTTGGAAACACGGCCAAGAATTAATTATGGTTCCAAATGAAAATTATTGGGGCAATGATGTAGTTAAGCTTGAAAAGTTAAAGTGGGTAATGGTGAATGAACAAAATACTGAATATGCTATGTACCAATCGAACGAGCTCGATTTTTCTGCCAATATCCCAAATTCAATAAGAAGTAAATTAATCGCTTCAGGTGAAGCAAAAACAGCGCCAAGCGCAAGTTTAGCTTATATAAGATTTAATCATGAGGATCGAATTTTTAAAAATGAAAAAATCCGTAAAGCATTAGGTCTTGCCCTTGATAGAAAACTTTTGGTCGAAAAAGTGACACAGGGAGGAGAAGTTCCCGCTCTTGGTTTAATACCATTAGGATTGAGTAGTGGTGCAGGAGAATTCAGGGAATTAGCTGGAGACTCCTTGTTTAAGGATAATGATTTAGACACAGCAAAACAACTTCTGAAAGAAGGACTCGAAGAACTGGGACTTTCTACATTGCCAAAAATTAATCTGCTTTTTTATACAGACGATACTTACAATAAACTTTCTCAAGCAATGCAGGAAATGTGGAAGAAAAACTTAGGAATTGATACAGAGCTCCAAACGATGGAACGTAAGGTATTTGTTCAAAATGTTCAAGCCGGTGAGTACCAATTAGCTTTGTACAGTACTGGCGCAGACTATGATGATGCAAGCAATTTAATGGGACAATTCATGAGTGGGGATGTCTATAACTATAGCAACATTTCTATTCCTGATTACGATCAATTAATGGAAAAAGCAGAAGCGGAATTGAACCTGGAGAAGCGAGCGGGGTATTTGGTCGAAGCTGAAAAGGTTCTAATAGACCAAATGGCAATTTCCCCACTTTATTACCGTACAAAAGTTTACTTGCAAAAGGACTATATCGAAGGAGTCTATCAGTATACAATTCAGGCAATTGATTTCCGGGAGGCGAGTGTTAAGTAG
- a CDS encoding MATE family efflux transporter has translation MAQQETAGIQSTKQKVSTILALAIPAMVENTLQMVVGFVDTLFVARLGLNEVTAVGIANAVLAVYIAIFMAIGVGTSSLIARSIGSGDIEKAKSIARQSTFISILAGMIFGIISVFFSEPLLKMMGAESDVLRDGSIYLQIVGIPSVFISLMFNFGSILRAAGDTKTPMKVSWWINLIHIGLDYVLIFGIFKLDGFGLAGAAWATVIVRLLGSAALYHHIKKSPVSFSFFGESSKGDLFAILTLSAPAAIERLIMRLGQVVYFGLIVKIGAETYAAHTIAGNIETFSYMPGYGLAIAATTLVGQRIGAKQYREAYEFGFLTTGLAIGFMSLIGLVLFFLSPWFASWFTTDLHARSMVVTALKIDAFAQPALAVGLVLAGALQGAGDTKSPMYSTALGMWVIRIIGVYIFGIHFGMGIAGIWISIAIDLYTRGAFLFYQFKKHFKKIEEKNLGIN, from the coding sequence GTGGCTCAACAAGAGACGGCGGGTATACAAAGTACGAAACAAAAGGTTAGCACCATCTTAGCTTTAGCTATTCCAGCTATGGTTGAGAATACCTTACAAATGGTGGTAGGTTTTGTGGATACCCTGTTTGTTGCCAGACTTGGTTTAAACGAAGTGACAGCTGTTGGGATAGCGAATGCAGTTTTAGCCGTTTATATTGCTATTTTTATGGCAATAGGGGTGGGAACTTCTTCGCTAATTGCCAGGAGCATCGGATCAGGAGACATCGAAAAAGCAAAATCGATTGCCAGGCAATCCACTTTTATTTCTATTTTGGCGGGAATGATCTTCGGTATCATTTCCGTCTTTTTTAGTGAGCCGTTGCTTAAAATGATGGGCGCAGAATCAGATGTTTTAAGAGATGGGTCCATATATTTACAGATTGTTGGAATTCCATCTGTCTTTATTTCATTGATGTTCAATTTTGGTAGCATATTAAGGGCTGCTGGGGATACTAAAACACCTATGAAAGTAAGCTGGTGGATCAACTTAATTCATATTGGTCTAGATTATGTCCTGATTTTTGGCATATTTAAGTTGGATGGATTTGGTCTAGCTGGAGCCGCGTGGGCCACTGTCATTGTAAGGCTTTTGGGGTCAGCTGCGTTGTATCATCATATAAAAAAATCTCCGGTTTCTTTTTCTTTCTTTGGCGAATCTTCCAAAGGAGATTTATTTGCTATCTTAACATTATCTGCACCTGCAGCAATTGAGAGACTAATTATGCGTCTTGGCCAGGTGGTTTATTTTGGCCTGATCGTGAAAATAGGGGCAGAAACGTATGCTGCCCACACAATTGCAGGGAATATTGAAACATTTTCATATATGCCGGGTTACGGTCTTGCAATAGCAGCCACTACCCTTGTTGGCCAAAGGATCGGTGCTAAACAGTATAGGGAGGCATATGAATTTGGTTTTTTAACTACGGGGTTAGCAATTGGATTTATGTCATTAATTGGCTTGGTGTTGTTCTTTTTATCTCCATGGTTTGCTTCCTGGTTTACTACAGACCTACATGCTAGAAGCATGGTTGTAACCGCGCTAAAAATTGATGCTTTTGCACAGCCTGCATTGGCAGTGGGTTTAGTTTTAGCAGGTGCACTTCAGGGGGCCGGCGACACAAAAAGTCCGATGTACAGCACCGCACTTGGCATGTGGGTGATTAGGATAATCGGAGTTTATATTTTTGGAATACATTTCGGCATGGGGATAGCGGGAATATGGATTTCAATCGCGATTGATTTATATACAAGGGGAGCTTTTTTGTTTTATCAATTTAAAAAACACTTTAAAAAAATAGAAGAAAAAAACTTAGGGATTAACTGA
- a CDS encoding ABC transporter permease codes for MQQVPDDLFVLKKKNKEEKADSKPSESFWIDAISILRQNKLAMTGLAINIGLIVMAIIGPMLVPYSYSDQNLLNSNLPPSFDYWFGTDDLGRDLFSRTWVGARISLFIGITAVVLDLIIGIIWGGIAAYKGGKTDEVMMRIVDILYGLPHLLVTILLMVVLKPGLLTIIIAMAATGWIGMARLVRGEILRLKESEFVLASQVLGGSFFRVLFKHLIPNAMGPIIVSMTLSVPGAIFAEATLSFLGLGVPVPLASWGTMTSEGLVTLLTGEIWRLFFPALFISLTMFSFNVLGDGLRDALDPKFRK; via the coding sequence ATGCAGCAAGTGCCAGACGATCTTTTTGTTCTAAAGAAAAAAAACAAAGAAGAAAAGGCCGATAGTAAACCTAGTGAATCATTTTGGATAGATGCAATAAGCATTCTGAGACAAAACAAGCTTGCTATGACTGGACTTGCCATTAATATTGGTTTGATTGTAATGGCAATTATAGGTCCAATGCTGGTTCCCTATTCGTATTCAGACCAAAATCTGCTAAATTCCAATCTCCCTCCATCATTTGACTATTGGTTTGGAACGGATGATTTAGGTAGAGATTTATTTTCCAGGACCTGGGTAGGAGCAAGGATTTCCCTTTTTATTGGTATAACAGCAGTAGTTTTGGATTTAATAATCGGAATTATATGGGGAGGAATCGCAGCGTATAAAGGCGGAAAAACTGATGAAGTGATGATGAGAATCGTAGATATACTTTATGGACTGCCTCATTTGCTGGTGACAATTTTATTGATGGTCGTATTAAAGCCTGGATTACTCACTATTATAATTGCCATGGCTGCAACGGGATGGATTGGAATGGCGCGTCTAGTTCGCGGTGAAATACTGAGATTGAAGGAATCTGAATTTGTATTGGCATCCCAAGTATTAGGAGGGAGTTTTTTTCGGGTCTTGTTTAAGCACCTTATTCCAAATGCTATGGGCCCTATAATAGTGAGCATGACATTATCTGTTCCTGGTGCAATTTTTGCGGAAGCCACTTTAAGCTTTCTTGGACTAGGTGTTCCTGTACCGCTTGCGAGCTGGGGAACGATGACATCAGAAGGTCTCGTCACTTTATTAACAGGTGAAATATGGAGGTTGTTTTTTCCCGCATTATTTATTTCTTTAACGATGTTTTCATTTAATGTATTGGGTGATGGTCTGAGGGATGCGCTGGATCCGAAATTCAGAAAATAA
- a CDS encoding ABC transporter permease, protein MRQFITRRIISVILTLFVIISLTFLLMYAIPGDPFTSENRIPEQVVENLKEHYGLNDPLFIQYFKYLKGALLMDFGPSIKWDNQTVNQLIANGFPVSAMIGIQAILIAAFFGIVLGILAAFRHNSAIDYFSMIIAILGLSVPSFIFATILINFFAIKLQWFPVATWGTWKHSVLPSIALAVTPMAYIARLTRSSILEVLSMDYIQTAIAKGVTGFRLIFRHVLRNAMIPVVTILGPITATVLTGSFVIEQIFGIPGLGKYFVEGITDRDYPLILGTTVFYSAILIFFIILVDLAYVLIDPRIKLIKRRG, encoded by the coding sequence ATGCGGCAATTTATTACCAGGAGAATTATTAGTGTTATCTTAACTTTATTTGTCATTATTTCGCTTACCTTTTTATTGATGTACGCAATACCCGGTGATCCTTTTACAAGTGAAAATCGTATTCCAGAGCAGGTAGTTGAAAACTTAAAAGAGCATTATGGACTTAATGATCCCTTGTTTATACAATATTTTAAATATCTAAAGGGAGCATTATTGATGGACTTTGGTCCTTCAATCAAATGGGATAACCAGACAGTTAACCAATTAATTGCTAACGGATTTCCTGTTTCGGCCATGATAGGTATTCAAGCCATTCTCATAGCTGCATTCTTTGGAATCGTTTTAGGTATTCTCGCAGCTTTTCGTCACAATAGTGCAATTGACTATTTTTCGATGATTATTGCCATACTTGGCCTTTCCGTCCCCAGCTTCATTTTTGCTACAATATTAATCAATTTTTTTGCTATAAAGCTGCAATGGTTCCCTGTCGCAACATGGGGTACATGGAAACACTCCGTTTTGCCAAGCATTGCTCTTGCGGTGACACCGATGGCCTATATTGCACGACTCACTAGATCAAGTATTTTAGAAGTACTTTCGATGGATTATATTCAAACTGCCATAGCTAAAGGAGTGACTGGTTTCAGATTAATTTTTAGACATGTACTTCGTAATGCAATGATTCCAGTTGTAACAATACTTGGTCCCATTACAGCTACAGTATTGACTGGAAGCTTTGTCATAGAACAAATCTTCGGTATTCCAGGCTTGGGGAAATATTTTGTTGAGGGCATAACTGATAGAGATTATCCATTAATTTTGGGAACGACTGTTTTTTATAGTGCTATATTAATATTCTTTATTATATTAGTCGACCTTGCATACGTCCTGATCGATCCAAGAATAAAACTTATCAAAAGGAGGGGATAG
- a CDS encoding ABC transporter ATP-binding protein gives MKRLLEVNDLQVHFHSKKQNIYAVRGVSFHVNKGEVLAIVGESGSGKSVTAKSIMKLLPEKTCSIPEGSILFNGDEIITMKKKQLSKIRGAKIGMVFQDPMTSLNPTMKVGDQIAEGLIVHKGYSKKLAHEKAIEIISLVGIPDPIYCCTTYPHQLSGGMRQRVAIAMALICEPDLLIADEPTTALDVTIQAQILDLLKDLQEKMGMAIILITHDLGVVARFSDRVNIMYAGKIVESGTKNEIFYNPKHPYTIGLLESVPHLDLEKNQQLTVIEGTPPDLHDPPKGCAFTSRCRFAMEVCDLYQPNKTFLSSTHHSACWLMDQRAPKVDEIQFQ, from the coding sequence GTGAAAAGATTACTAGAAGTTAATGACCTGCAGGTTCATTTTCATTCAAAAAAACAGAATATCTACGCTGTTCGTGGGGTTTCCTTTCATGTGAACAAGGGGGAAGTCCTCGCAATTGTCGGAGAATCCGGGTCTGGGAAATCAGTTACTGCTAAAAGTATTATGAAACTGCTTCCTGAGAAAACATGTTCCATCCCCGAGGGGTCCATTTTATTTAACGGGGATGAAATCATCACAATGAAGAAAAAACAGCTTTCCAAAATCCGTGGGGCAAAGATCGGTATGGTATTCCAGGATCCCATGACTTCCTTAAACCCGACAATGAAGGTGGGTGACCAAATTGCGGAGGGGCTAATCGTTCATAAAGGCTATAGTAAAAAGTTAGCTCATGAAAAGGCAATTGAAATCATTAGTCTAGTTGGAATCCCGGATCCTATATATTGTTGTACAACTTATCCTCATCAGCTAAGTGGAGGAATGAGGCAGCGAGTTGCCATTGCAATGGCTTTGATTTGCGAACCTGATCTGTTAATTGCTGACGAGCCAACAACAGCTCTTGACGTAACCATCCAAGCACAGATTTTGGATTTATTAAAAGACCTGCAGGAGAAAATGGGTATGGCGATCATTCTCATTACGCATGATTTAGGTGTGGTTGCAAGGTTTTCAGATAGAGTGAATATCATGTATGCCGGTAAAATAGTCGAAAGTGGAACGAAAAACGAAATTTTTTATAATCCAAAACACCCCTATACGATTGGATTGCTAGAATCAGTTCCTCATCTTGATTTAGAAAAAAACCAACAATTAACCGTGATTGAAGGGACTCCACCAGACTTGCATGATCCTCCAAAAGGTTGCGCTTTTACTTCGCGATGTCGGTTTGCAATGGAGGTATGTGATTTGTATCAACCTAATAAAACCTTCCTATCAAGTACACATCATTCTGCATGTTGGTTGATGGACCAAAGAGCGCCAAAAGTAGATGAAATTCAATTTCAGTGA